The genomic region TCAGGCTCATGCAGATTAAGTTTCCCGACCTGCTCGAACAGGCGACACACGTTCTCACCCCCATGGAAGTGGCGGCCAGACTTGCCAAAGAAGTGGCGGTCAAAAAGACCGGCATCGCCTATGACGAGATCGGGGCCTTCTTCGTTTCTCCCTGTCCCGCCAAAGTTACAGAGGTCAAACAGCCCATGACCACCAAACATTCGGCCGTGAATGGGGTGATCGGCGTTAATCTCATCTATAAGGACGTGGTCAAGAATCTTGGCAAAGACCCGGAACATAAAGGCGCGAGGCCGTTACAGAAGGCCACCAATCTTGGAATGGCCTGGGGATACGTGACCGGAGAATCGAAAAACATCGATGTGGGCACAACGCTTGCCGTGAGCGGTATCCATAATGTGATCAGCCTTCTCGAGGAGATCGAGCGCGGCGAGTTGAAAGACGTGGATTTCATCGAACTGCAAGCCTGCACCGGCGGATGTGTGGGTGGTCCGTTGAATATCGAGAATCTCTTCGTCGGCAGGGTGAGACTCAGAGAGTTGATCAAGCGCAACGGTACGCCGAAAGAGCCCTATTTCAGCGAAAAGGACCTCTTAAGCATATACGAGCAGGGGCATTTCGAATCAACGGAGCCGATTGTGCCTAAATCGATTATGACACTTGACCAGGATGTGTCGAAGGCCCTGGTTATGATGGAGCGTCTCGATCAAATCACGAACGAGCTGCCGGGACTCGATTGTGGGGCCTGCGGTTCGCCCAGTTGTCGTGCATTCGCCGAGGACATGATTCGAGGCCTGGCCTTCGAGACCGATTGCGCCATCAAACTGAGGGAACGGGTAAAGACGCTGGCGGAACAAATACTTGACCTGGCCAGGATCGTACCGCCGGCCATGGCAGATAATTCAAAAAAACAAGAAAAGAAATAGAAGTCACGAAGATTGACCGAAAGCCCATGCCATTCAAGCGGCAGATCTCAAAAACGCGGAGGAAAGATATCATGACGGTCGCCCAATTAGTCAGTGCCCTTGGCCTTGAAGTGCTCACCGGCAATACCAATATGGAGCGAGAGATACGATCGGGATACACATCGGATTTGCTCTCAGATGTCATAGCCAACATCGGCGATGACGCAGTCTGGATTACCATTCAGAGACACATTAACATCCTCGGCGTGGCGAAATTGAAGGATGTTGCGGCCATCGTTATCCCCCGCGGCCTCGAGCTCGATAAAGACGTCGTAGATAAGGCGCAGGAAGAACATATCGCCATGATCCGGTGCCAGCAATCCGCCTTCGAGATCTCAGGGCTTATCTATAACGCATTAAGGAAGGGTTAGCGGCCCGTGAGGGTATTTTCCTGCGATCTTCATATCCATTCAACGCTTTCCCCATGTGGCAGCCTGGATATGTCCCCGAGAAACATCGTTGAAAAAGCGCGTGAGGTAGGTCTTCACGTCATCGCCATCACCGATCACAACATGACGGAAAATAGCTTCTACGCGCAGAAACTGGGCAAGATGCAGGGTCTCACCGTGCTCTGCGGCATGGAACTTCAGACCCTCGAGGAGATACATCTACTTGCCATTTTTGACACATACGAAGTGGCCTTTGATTTTCAAAAGAAGGTCTACGATCTTT from Syntrophorhabdaceae bacterium harbors:
- a CDS encoding [Fe-Fe] hydrogenase large subunit C-terminal domain-containing protein: MSKRFHSVTLDVEKCKGCTNCIKRCPMEAIRVHDGKATIMEERCIDCGECIRFCPNHAKIALTDTLERLAEYKYNIALPAPSFFAQFKDLGNVDDILSALVHVGFDEVYEVALAAEIVAFIVHRQLAERRGKHPVFSSACPAVLRLMQIKFPDLLEQATHVLTPMEVAARLAKEVAVKKTGIAYDEIGAFFVSPCPAKVTEVKQPMTTKHSAVNGVIGVNLIYKDVVKNLGKDPEHKGARPLQKATNLGMAWGYVTGESKNIDVGTTLAVSGIHNVISLLEEIERGELKDVDFIELQACTGGCVGGPLNIENLFVGRVRLRELIKRNGTPKEPYFSEKDLLSIYEQGHFESTEPIVPKSIMTLDQDVSKALVMMERLDQITNELPGLDCGACGSPSCRAFAEDMIRGLAFETDCAIKLRERVKTLAEQILDLARIVPPAMADNSKKQEKK
- a CDS encoding DRTGG domain-containing protein, yielding MTVAQLVSALGLEVLTGNTNMEREIRSGYTSDLLSDVIANIGDDAVWITIQRHINILGVAKLKDVAAIVIPRGLELDKDVVDKAQEEHIAMIRCQQSAFEISGLIYNALRKG